One window of the Emcibacter sp. genome contains the following:
- a CDS encoding PhoH family protein, with protein MAGKNKGVSEEIILEFEDNRLLALLCGEHNVHLSRIEQKLDVTLIGRGNLISIIGGLEASDLARSVLLRLYDQLERGHDVTMAEVDAAIRMAFVTDSPKDEALLLKKRESENEIVIRTRKTVLSPRSPNQAKYIEALREREMVFGLGPAGTGKTFLAVAMAVSHLLEGRVEKIILSRPAVEAGEKLGFLPGDMREKVDPYLTPLFDALGQMISREQTERRIERGDIEIAPLAFMRGRTLSNAFVILDEAQNTTSMQMKMFLTRFGENCRMVVCGDPSQVDLPNGSRSGLVDALDTLRHIHDIAFVNFTSADVVRHQLVGKIVDAYDRQGTKKKKQ; from the coding sequence ATGGCGGGGAAAAATAAAGGCGTCAGTGAAGAAATCATTCTCGAGTTTGAAGACAATCGCCTTCTGGCGCTGCTCTGCGGCGAGCATAACGTCCATCTGTCCCGCATAGAGCAGAAACTGGATGTCACCCTGATCGGTCGGGGTAATCTGATTTCCATTATCGGTGGCCTAGAGGCAAGTGATCTTGCCCGTTCGGTCCTGCTCAGGCTCTATGACCAGCTGGAACGGGGGCATGATGTGACCATGGCAGAAGTTGATGCGGCCATCCGTATGGCTTTTGTCACCGACAGTCCGAAGGATGAGGCCCTGCTGCTGAAAAAGCGGGAATCCGAAAATGAGATCGTCATCCGGACCCGGAAAACGGTCCTCAGCCCCAGAAGCCCGAACCAGGCTAAATATATTGAAGCCCTGCGTGAGCGCGAAATGGTGTTCGGCCTTGGACCTGCGGGAACCGGGAAGACATTCCTGGCTGTGGCCATGGCCGTGTCGCATCTGCTGGAAGGCCGGGTTGAAAAAATCATTCTGTCCCGTCCGGCGGTGGAGGCAGGTGAGAAACTTGGTTTCCTGCCCGGTGATATGCGGGAAAAGGTGGATCCCTATCTGACCCCTTTGTTTGATGCCCTCGGGCAGATGATCTCCCGCGAGCAGACGGAGCGCCGTATTGAGCGCGGCGACATTGAAATTGCGCCACTGGCCTTCATGCGCGGTCGCACGCTGTCCAATGCTTTTGTTATTCTGGACGAAGCCCAGAATACCACCTCCATGCAGATGAAGATGTTCCTGACCCGTTTCGGGGAAAATTGTCGCATGGTGGTCTGCGGTGATCCGTCGCAGGTCGACCTGCCGAACGGATCCCGCTCTGGCCTGGTGGATGCCCTGGATACACTTCGCCATATTCATGATATCGCCTTTGTTAATTTTACCTCTGCCGATGTTGTCCGTCACCAGTTGGTCGGAAAGATTGTTGATGCCTACGACCGCCAGGGCACCAAGAAGAAAAAGCAATGA
- a CDS encoding Fur family transcriptional regulator, which translates to MTSEIENLCIEKGMRMTDQRRIIARVLSEAEDHPDVEEVYRRAVDIDSNISIATVYRTVRLFEEAGILERHDFRDGRSRYEPVPDEHHDHLIDIETGEVIEFNETEIEALQEEIAKKLGYKLVDHRLELYGTKIK; encoded by the coding sequence ATGACATCAGAAATCGAAAATCTCTGTATCGAGAAAGGCATGCGAATGACCGACCAGCGCAGGATCATTGCGCGGGTTCTGTCCGAGGCTGAAGATCATCCCGATGTGGAGGAAGTATACCGCCGTGCTGTCGATATCGATTCAAATATCAGTATTGCCACGGTCTATCGCACAGTACGTCTTTTTGAAGAAGCCGGCATTCTCGAACGTCATGATTTTCGGGACGGCCGTTCCCGCTATGAGCCTGTGCCCGATGAGCACCATGATCACCTGATAGATATCGAGACCGGTGAGGTTATCGAATTCAACGAAACGGAAATCGAGGCCCTGCAGGAAGAAATCGCTAAAAAACTGGGCTACAAACTGGTCGATCACCGGCTGGAACTTTATGGAACCAAAATCAAATAG
- a CDS encoding NifU family protein → MFIQTEQTPNPATLKFLPGETVLEQGTANFVNAEEASRSPLAVALFAIPGVAGVFFGYDFITITSDGRDWAELKPVILGTIMEHFTAGIPVLTTVSGDVAEASEDDDEIVSQIKELLETRVRPAVARDGGDIVFHAFREGTVYLHMQGACAGCPSSTATLKYGIQNLLKHYIPEVENVEAV, encoded by the coding sequence ATGTTTATTCAGACGGAACAGACTCCAAACCCCGCCACATTGAAATTTCTTCCGGGCGAGACGGTGTTGGAACAGGGAACAGCCAACTTTGTAAATGCCGAAGAGGCCTCCCGGTCACCACTGGCGGTAGCTTTGTTTGCCATTCCCGGTGTCGCAGGCGTTTTCTTCGGGTATGATTTTATTACAATCACCAGCGACGGGCGAGACTGGGCTGAACTCAAGCCGGTAATACTCGGCACAATCATGGAACATTTCACTGCCGGGATTCCGGTGTTGACGACAGTGTCCGGCGACGTGGCAGAGGCCTCGGAAGATGATGACGAGATCGTATCCCAGATCAAGGAACTGCTTGAAACACGTGTGCGCCCGGCAGTGGCGCGGGACGGCGGAGATATCGTCTTTCACGCCTTTCGCGAAGGTACTGTCTATCTGCATATGCAGGGCGCCTGTGCCGGTTGTCCCAGTTCAACAGCCACATTGAAGTACGGGATTCAGAACCTGCTGAAACATTATATTCCCGAAGTGGAAAATGTTGAAGCCGTTTAA
- the tsaB gene encoding tRNA (adenosine(37)-N6)-threonylcarbamoyltransferase complex dimerization subunit type 1 TsaB, producing MNILAIDTALGACSAALLVEGELVAWRYEERMRGHAERLMPMVEEVLDKARFARSDIQGIASTRGPGTFTGVRIGLSAAKGLSLALGIPLAGFTSLEVVAHNIIGREDIPEGPVCVAHDARRGEVYFQIFSYEGGLLEPQSEARAVVLERIGDDMPKEKCILIGTGVDLIRDILPEERLENIQLPNVNPQPDARILAKMAARSPERFEGERRVAPLYLRAPDAIKPKVVPLPFQESK from the coding sequence ATGAATATTCTGGCCATTGATACAGCCCTGGGGGCCTGTTCCGCAGCCCTTCTGGTGGAGGGGGAGCTTGTTGCCTGGCGCTATGAAGAGCGCATGCGGGGACATGCCGAACGGCTGATGCCCATGGTCGAGGAGGTGCTTGATAAGGCTCGTTTTGCCAGATCTGACATTCAGGGGATTGCGAGTACACGCGGGCCGGGAACCTTTACCGGGGTACGTATCGGTTTGTCCGCCGCCAAGGGCTTGAGTCTGGCCCTCGGTATTCCGCTGGCCGGTTTTACCAGTCTGGAAGTGGTCGCCCATAACATTATCGGGCGGGAAGATATTCCGGAGGGGCCCGTCTGTGTGGCCCATGATGCCCGGCGCGGTGAGGTTTATTTCCAGATTTTTTCCTATGAGGGTGGACTTTTAGAGCCGCAGTCGGAGGCGAGGGCAGTGGTTCTTGAGCGGATCGGGGACGATATGCCAAAGGAAAAATGCATCCTGATTGGTACCGGAGTTGATCTGATCAGGGATATCCTGCCGGAAGAACGTCTGGAAAATATCCAGTTGCCGAATGTCAATCCGCAACCTGACGCCAGAATTCTGGCAAAAATGGCCGCCCGGTCACCTGAACGTTTCGAAGGGGAACGCCGGGTTGCCCCTCTTTATCTGCGGGCGCCGGACGCCATAAAACCAAAAGTCGTGCCGCTTCCTTTTCAGGAAAGTAAATGA
- a CDS encoding hemolysin family protein, translated as MNLQNGTIGEKSDSEPSSSNKGGFWNWLKKILTTRNGDTSLKESLEGVIEEYEADDSSLREEERSIIKNTLAFGEKRADEVMVPRADIVAVEASTSFDELMKVFLEASTSRLPVYRESLDEVIAMVHIKDVFKTVASSGALYNGKMPPLKSLHRPILFVPPSMKLMDILVKMQATHIHMALVVDEYGGTDGLVTIEDLVEQIVGDIEDEHDVVAEELLSELPGGRLRADSRLTIEELEDLLSMDLLPDEQDDDVDTLGGLVFTLAGSIPKVGEIIEHENGLRFEILEGDGRRIKTILIHRPKPENMPQSDQAKGGDAGNGS; from the coding sequence ATGAACCTACAAAACGGCACAATTGGGGAAAAGTCGGATTCCGAACCTTCCTCGAGTAACAAGGGTGGTTTCTGGAACTGGCTTAAGAAGATCCTGACCACCCGAAATGGCGATACCTCCCTCAAGGAAAGCCTCGAAGGGGTGATTGAGGAATATGAGGCGGATGATTCCTCCCTGCGGGAAGAAGAACGTTCCATCATCAAGAATACACTGGCATTCGGTGAAAAGCGTGCTGACGAAGTCATGGTGCCGCGGGCGGATATTGTTGCTGTCGAGGCCTCAACGAGCTTTGACGAGCTGATGAAGGTGTTTCTGGAGGCCAGTACATCACGGCTTCCGGTTTATCGGGAAAGCCTTGATGAAGTCATTGCCATGGTTCACATCAAGGATGTCTTCAAGACCGTTGCCTCAAGCGGCGCATTGTATAATGGCAAGATGCCGCCCCTGAAAAGCCTGCACCGGCCGATCCTGTTTGTACCCCCCTCCATGAAACTGATGGATATTCTGGTCAAGATGCAGGCGACGCATATTCATATGGCCCTTGTGGTTGATGAATATGGCGGGACGGACGGGCTTGTAACCATCGAGGACCTGGTTGAACAGATTGTCGGCGATATCGAGGATGAGCATGATGTCGTGGCTGAAGAACTTCTGTCCGAACTGCCCGGTGGACGTCTCCGGGCGGATTCCCGCCTGACCATCGAGGAACTGGAAGATCTGCTCAGCATGGATCTGCTACCGGACGAACAGGATGATGATGTTGACACCTTGGGGGGGCTGGTTTTTACCCTGGCCGGAAGTATCCCGAAAGTGGGAGAAATCATCGAACATGAAAATGGTTTGAGGTTTGAAATTCTGGAGGGCGACGGCCGCCGGATAAAAACCATCTTGATCCATCGGCCAAAGCCTGAAAATATGCCGCAGAGCGATCAGGCTAAGGGCGGGGATGCAGGGAATGGAAGCTGA
- a CDS encoding lysophospholipid acyltransferase family protein — translation MTEGRPHEGATTLFVSNHVSWVDILVLGKVIKGACFIAKQEMSGWPVLGYLAGLQRTIFIDRGRRSDAVNQKQELHDRMKEGDNLILFPEGTTSDGARVLPFKSALFGVTEKVMHLHVDEQGHVDELMVQPVTIVYRRINNMPVNRNSLFKVAWIGDMDLGPHLWSFLRLLKVEVEVHFHKPVSRNLFKTRKELATYCHRTVEKRLQDCLRGRRAELSRVTKVDS, via the coding sequence ATGACAGAAGGCAGACCGCATGAAGGCGCTACTACTCTGTTTGTGTCAAACCATGTGTCCTGGGTCGATATACTGGTTCTGGGTAAGGTTATCAAAGGCGCCTGTTTTATCGCCAAGCAGGAAATGTCCGGCTGGCCTGTCCTGGGCTATCTGGCCGGTTTGCAGCGGACGATTTTCATTGACCGCGGCCGCCGGTCCGATGCCGTCAATCAGAAGCAGGAACTGCATGACCGGATGAAGGAAGGCGATAACCTGATCCTGTTCCCGGAAGGTACCACCTCGGATGGTGCGCGTGTTTTGCCCTTCAAGAGCGCCCTGTTCGGGGTGACGGAAAAGGTAATGCATCTGCATGTGGATGAGCAGGGGCATGTGGATGAACTGATGGTGCAGCCTGTTACCATCGTTTACCGGCGCATCAACAACATGCCGGTAAACCGAAACAGCCTGTTCAAGGTCGCCTGGATCGGGGACATGGATCTGGGGCCGCACCTGTGGAGTTTTCTGCGCCTTCTGAAGGTGGAAGTGGAAGTGCATTTCCACAAGCCGGTGTCGCGCAACCTGTTTAAAACCCGCAAGGAACTGGCCACATATTGTCACCGGACTGTCGAAAAGCGTCTTCAGGATTGTCTGCGCGGTCGGCGGGCAGAACTGTCCCGTGTAACAAAAGTTGACTCCTGA
- the rimI gene encoding ribosomal protein S18-alanine N-acetyltransferase — protein MTGHAITFQIMGREAAGILAELHDMGFSDGPERVWTEQEFETLLAMPGTFTFLALRIDVPVGFVLVRQVADEAEILTITIVPEFRQQGLASEMMAHVREFLGNQFSVNRLFLEVRADNVAARALYDSQGFQEVGRRKNYYSGEAESSQDAVVMASTLK, from the coding sequence ATGACCGGTCACGCCATAACCTTTCAAATCATGGGGAGGGAAGCGGCCGGTATCCTGGCGGAACTTCACGACATGGGGTTCAGCGACGGGCCGGAGAGAGTCTGGACAGAGCAGGAATTCGAAACCCTTTTGGCCATGCCCGGGACTTTCACTTTTCTGGCTCTTCGCATTGATGTGCCGGTCGGGTTTGTTCTTGTCCGGCAGGTCGCCGACGAAGCCGAAATCCTCACCATTACCATCGTGCCGGAATTCCGGCAGCAGGGACTGGCTTCAGAAATGATGGCGCACGTCCGGGAATTCCTGGGTAACCAGTTTAGTGTGAACAGACTTTTCCTGGAGGTAAGGGCGGATAACGTGGCGGCCCGGGCGCTTTATGACAGCCAGGGATTTCAGGAAGTCGGGCGGCGCAAAAATTATTATTCTGGCGAGGCGGAAAGTTCGCAGGATGCGGTTGTCATGGCCTCTACCCTGAAATGA
- the miaB gene encoding tRNA (N6-isopentenyl adenosine(37)-C2)-methylthiotransferase MiaB, with protein sequence MDKTNTKKFYIKTYGCQMNVYDTERMVDVMAHEGYSVTETPDDADLVVLNTCHIREKAAEKVYSDIGRLRVMKDKKAGDGKDMVLAVGGCVAQAEGAQIMKRAPVVDMVFGPQTYHRLPDMVKQAVAKKEIGERPRILDTDLSVDEKFESLGKKDVGQKTSAFLTVQEGCDKFCTYCVVPYTRGAEFSRNIGDVMTDARKLAEAGVVEVTLLGQNVNAYHGMGENGEEWSLARLIRELAVDPGFQRIRYTTSHPSDMTDELIRVHAEVEQCMPYLHLPVQAGSDRILKAMNRHHTAASYRQIIEDLRKARPEIALSGDFIVGFPGETDEEFQETMQLVRDIGYAQAYSFKYSARPGTPAATMEDQVPEEVKAVRLAELQAELSRQQVAFNEGAVGKIMPVLLERRGKEAGQLVGRSPYMQAVHVMLADDSLLDHYFGRIVDVEILSAGPHSLKGQLVDSAALPAAAVRG encoded by the coding sequence ATGGACAAGACGAACACAAAGAAATTTTACATCAAGACCTACGGGTGCCAGATGAATGTCTACGATACGGAACGTATGGTGGACGTGATGGCGCACGAGGGATATTCGGTGACCGAAACGCCGGACGATGCAGATCTTGTGGTTCTGAATACCTGCCATATCCGGGAAAAGGCGGCGGAAAAGGTTTACTCCGACATTGGTCGTCTGCGTGTCATGAAGGACAAAAAGGCCGGGGACGGCAAGGATATGGTGCTGGCTGTCGGCGGCTGTGTGGCCCAGGCCGAAGGCGCACAGATCATGAAACGGGCGCCGGTCGTGGATATGGTGTTCGGGCCGCAGACCTATCACCGGCTGCCGGACATGGTCAAACAGGCGGTCGCCAAAAAAGAAATTGGCGAACGGCCGCGTATCCTGGATACCGACCTTTCCGTTGATGAAAAATTTGAAAGCCTGGGTAAAAAGGATGTGGGTCAGAAGACGTCCGCGTTCCTTACCGTTCAGGAAGGCTGTGATAAATTCTGCACTTACTGCGTGGTTCCCTATACCCGCGGCGCCGAATTTTCCCGCAATATCGGGGATGTGATGACCGACGCCCGCAAGCTGGCGGAAGCCGGTGTGGTGGAAGTCACCCTGCTGGGCCAGAATGTCAATGCCTACCACGGGATGGGGGAGAATGGCGAAGAATGGTCATTGGCCCGCCTGATCCGGGAACTGGCCGTTGATCCGGGATTTCAGCGTATTCGATATACCACCTCCCATCCGTCAGACATGACGGATGAACTGATCCGGGTTCATGCCGAGGTGGAGCAGTGTATGCCCTACCTGCATCTGCCGGTGCAGGCCGGGTCCGACCGCATTCTCAAGGCCATGAACCGGCATCATACGGCTGCCTCCTATCGTCAAATCATTGAAGATCTGCGCAAGGCACGGCCGGAAATAGCCCTGTCCGGCGACTTTATTGTCGGTTTCCCCGGTGAGACTGATGAGGAATTCCAGGAAACCATGCAACTGGTGCGCGACATCGGTTATGCCCAGGCCTATAGCTTCAAATACAGCGCCCGCCCGGGAACGCCTGCAGCGACCATGGAGGACCAGGTGCCGGAAGAGGTCAAGGCCGTCCGTCTGGCGGAACTGCAGGCCGAACTGAGCCGCCAGCAGGTCGCCTTCAATGAAGGGGCCGTGGGCAAAATCATGCCTGTGCTGCTGGAACGTCGCGGCAAGGAAGCCGGCCAGCTCGTGGGACGAAGTCCCTATATGCAGGCCGTTCATGTTATGCTGGCGGACGACAGCCTGCTGGATCATTATTTCGGACGGATTGTCGATGTGGAAATCCTGTCGGCCGGTCCGCATAGTCTGAAGGGGCAACTTGTAGACAGTGCTGCTTTACCGGCCGCGGCTGTCAGGGGCTGA
- a CDS encoding polysaccharide deacetylase family protein, protein MTVFSYVHKLVFFVFYSLLALGFPAILAAQETEDSAVVIMYHRFGEDQYPTTNIRLEQFQAHIEELKQEKYNVVPLSEVVDAFRNHKNLPARTVVITIDDAYVSIYEQAWPLLKEAGFPFTLFTSSEPVDLGVNGYMSWDQIREMDKDPLVSIGHHGHTHKHLLQMSPEQARADLETASARYKAELGYIPDIFAYPFGEYSAEIGKIVKSLGLKAAFGQHSGTASSRFDLFSLPRFAFNEKYADINRFRLISNSRALPVRDILPADPVITHNPPLIGFTVDSDVRGLSAMSCFPSHLSEAAELNFIGGNRVEIRFDAPLPKGRSRVNCTMPGPGGRWYWFGLPFFIPGGTEPVN, encoded by the coding sequence ATGACAGTTTTTTCTTACGTCCACAAGCTGGTGTTTTTTGTTTTCTACAGCCTACTGGCCTTGGGTTTTCCGGCCATTCTGGCGGCACAGGAAACGGAGGATTCCGCGGTTGTCATCATGTATCACCGTTTTGGCGAAGACCAATACCCCACCACCAATATCAGGCTTGAGCAGTTCCAGGCTCATATCGAGGAACTTAAACAGGAAAAATACAATGTGGTGCCGCTTTCAGAGGTAGTGGACGCTTTTCGGAACCACAAAAACCTGCCGGCGCGAACGGTCGTCATCACCATAGACGACGCCTATGTTTCAATTTACGAACAGGCCTGGCCGCTGTTGAAAGAGGCGGGTTTCCCCTTCACCCTCTTCACCTCTTCCGAACCAGTCGACCTTGGCGTGAACGGGTATATGAGCTGGGATCAGATCCGGGAAATGGACAAAGATCCCCTGGTCAGCATCGGTCACCACGGCCATACCCATAAGCACCTTTTGCAGATGTCCCCTGAACAGGCCCGGGCTGACCTGGAAACAGCATCCGCACGCTACAAGGCGGAGCTGGGATATATCCCCGATATTTTCGCCTATCCCTTTGGCGAATACAGCGCCGAAATTGGTAAAATAGTCAAATCCCTCGGCCTGAAAGCCGCCTTCGGTCAGCATTCCGGGACCGCCAGCAGCAGGTTTGATCTCTTCAGCCTGCCCAGGTTTGCATTCAATGAAAAATATGCTGACATCAACAGATTCCGGCTCATCAGCAACTCCCGCGCCCTGCCGGTGCGGGATATTCTTCCGGCAGACCCGGTCATTACCCATAATCCGCCCCTGATCGGGTTTACCGTGGACAGCGATGTCAGGGGACTGTCAGCTATGAGCTGTTTCCCCTCGCACCTGAGTGAGGCAGCAGAACTGAATTTCATTGGCGGTAACCGGGTGGAAATTCGCTTCGACGCGCCCTTGCCCAAAGGCCGAAGCAGGGTAAACTGCACCATGCCTGGCCCGGGTGGCCGCTGGTACTGGTTCGGATTACCCTTTTTCATTCCCGGCGGCACAGAGCCGGTCAACTGA
- a CDS encoding malonic semialdehyde reductase, producing MTDQILSDRDMDVIFREARSFKGWQNRPVSDVTIRAVYDLLRWGPTAFNASPARFVMTQSAEAREKLAACAMDSNREKILTAPFTVIVGYDMDFPKTLPELFKLAPGVEKYFAGNEKFTRETAFRNSSLQGAYLMVAARALGLDCCPMSGFDAEAVEKAFFDGTNVKANFICAMGYGDRDSLPPRQERLTFNQACKIL from the coding sequence ATGACTGATCAAATTCTCTCTGACCGGGACATGGATGTAATTTTCCGTGAAGCCCGTTCCTTCAAGGGATGGCAGAACCGTCCGGTTTCCGACGTTACGATCAGGGCCGTTTATGATCTGCTCAGGTGGGGGCCAACCGCCTTCAATGCCTCGCCGGCTCGTTTTGTGATGACACAGAGTGCCGAAGCCCGGGAAAAGCTTGCCGCCTGTGCCATGGACAGCAACCGGGAAAAAATCCTCACGGCGCCCTTTACCGTCATTGTCGGCTATGACATGGATTTTCCAAAGACCCTGCCGGAACTGTTCAAGCTGGCGCCGGGGGTGGAAAAATACTTTGCGGGCAATGAGAAATTTACCCGGGAAACTGCTTTCCGAAATTCGAGCCTGCAGGGAGCGTATCTGATGGTTGCCGCCCGGGCCCTCGGGCTTGACTGTTGTCCCATGTCAGGTTTTGATGCCGAAGCCGTTGAGAAAGCTTTCTTTGACGGGACAAATGTAAAGGCGAATTTCATCTGTGCCATGGGATATGGTGACAGGGACAGTCTTCCGCCCCGTCAGGAAAGACTGACGTTCAATCAGGCCTGTAAAATTCTGTAG
- the ybeY gene encoding rRNA maturation RNase YbeY has protein sequence MTADNIQLDINLEETGWDEELPGAGDLVQRCLQKVVAGTAEGKVLAEFPHLELSILLTGDKSIQVLNREYRGKDKATNVLSFPALSDEEIEDYFHRGAILPDYPVSLGDIILALETVKSEAISSGKSLENHFCHLVVHGILHLLGYDHQNDADAEEMEGLEKAILGTLGIDDPYDEMST, from the coding sequence ATGACCGCTGACAATATCCAGCTGGATATCAATCTGGAAGAAACAGGCTGGGACGAGGAACTGCCCGGGGCAGGGGATCTGGTGCAACGTTGCCTGCAGAAGGTGGTTGCCGGGACGGCGGAAGGGAAGGTGCTGGCAGAATTTCCCCATCTGGAACTGAGTATCCTGCTGACCGGCGACAAGAGTATCCAGGTTCTGAACCGGGAGTATCGGGGCAAGGACAAGGCAACCAATGTGCTGTCTTTTCCGGCCCTGTCAGATGAAGAAATTGAAGACTATTTTCACCGGGGAGCGATACTTCCCGACTACCCTGTGTCACTGGGCGATATCATCCTTGCCCTTGAAACCGTGAAAAGTGAAGCCATATCAAGCGGGAAAAGTCTCGAAAACCATTTTTGCCATCTTGTTGTTCACGGAATTTTACATCTTTTGGGATATGACCACCAGAATGACGCCGATGCTGAGGAGATGGAAGGGCTTGAAAAGGCCATTCTTGGCACATTAGGGATTGACGATCCCTATGACGAGATGTCAACTTAA